In one Buteo buteo chromosome 10, bButBut1.hap1.1, whole genome shotgun sequence genomic region, the following are encoded:
- the SPATA1 gene encoding spermatogenesis-associated protein 1, with the protein MSFSQMRPRTSQLVELHVFYVPEEVWNFKLNTVPVALTSKFISAGFIRVSPHITLRVLREKLGEYLGGVAVADKFKFLKCIGKKLAVVKAKQETELELKSFAPPYALYPELYLLPGVEYFEDVYPLSSSTQQRDPFNKEANRFGHGSRLSNLPQQKPEKSKQFLESIQSSHQLENQEMHSPAEWGEKEHVPVLHTKHKQDRNNRIQEKQMQFRGKDQNGSSGSLFTPSHSNPADWESGKGDTILQTSQQNHLSQDQEPNTPKWNDKAKGTALTLHVNHSDEQGQNNQRPQNHIKYQKELTNMDNNDDQKDTKLRRDRTQDAGILKIMEDQTTEYICKKQSLQQYRTSKSIADPGEKLDNQADENKQDHLTCLKEYISPPSPPFLALSVNPAQLPAGQAAKNKMVEQLQQMKKDRRHMEKTREELIKKAKGLLEQNKLRRYHVREEWKKKYFETKKATVSLEGTLNKLRQDLELYHQKLLLQLEARDSRKRPNIMTNSKNYTIIRITTVQHELDQLRRKLDDTKMKLVIEIKMRKQAASDLRALRAELTQKKIHSALILQSRKSGI; encoded by the exons ATGTCGTTCAGTCAAATGAGACCTCGAACATCACAG TTGGTGGAGCTCCATGTTTTTTATGTCCCAGAAGAAGTGTGGAACTTCAAGCTGAATACAGTTCCTGTAGCTCTTACTAGCAAATTCATCTCCGCTGGATTTATAAG GGTGTCTCCTCACATCACATTAAGAGTGCTGCGGGAGAAGCTTGGAGAGTACCTGGGTGGAGTTGCAGTTGCAGAtaaattcaaatttttaaaatgcattgggAAAAAACTAGCAGTG gtgaaagcaaagcaagaaacagaACTGGAACTGAAGTCATTTGCTCCTCCTTAC GCACTTTATCCGGAGTTATATTTATTACCTGGAGTGGAATACTTTGAAGATGTTTATCCATTATCATCATCTACTCAACAAAGAGATCCCTTTAATAAAGAAGCTAATAGGTTTGGTCATGGATCAAGATTATCCAATCTTCCCcaacaaaaacctgaaaaaagcaaacaatttttaGAAAGCATACAAAGCAGTCATCAGCTAGAAAATCAGGAGATGCACAGTCCTGCGGAATGGGGTGAGAAAGAACATGTTCCAGTTTTGCACACAAAACATAAGCAAGACCGTAACAACAGGATTcaagaaaaacagatgcagtTTAGAGGAAAAG ATCAAAATGGATCCAGTGGATCTCTCTTCACACCAAGTCATTCAAATCCTGCAGATTGGGAGTCTGGAAAGGGTGACACGATATTACAGACCTCTCAGCAAAATCATCTCAGCCAAGATCAGGAGCCTAACACTCCTAAATGGAATGACAAAGCCAAAGGAACTGCTCTTACCCTTCATGTAAACCACAGTGATGAACAAGGCCAGAATAACCAAAGACCCCAAAATCACATTAAATACCAAAAGG AACTAACAAACATGGATAATAATGATGACCAAAAAGATACCAAACTAAGAAGAGACAGAACACAGGATGCTGGAATTCTTAAAATAATGGAAGACCAAACCACAGAATACATATGCAAAAAACAAAG CTTGCAGCAATACAGAACTAGCAAGTCTATAGCTGATCCTGGTGAAAAACTGGATAATCAG GCAGATGAAAACAAGCAAGATCATCTTACTTGTCTGAAAGAATATATTTCACCTCCTAGTCCACCTTTTCTGGCACTTTCTGTAAATCCAGCTCAACTTCCTGCAGGTCAGGCAGCAA AAAACAAGATGGTGGAACAATTGCAACAAATGAAGAAAGACAGaaggcacatggaaaaaacTAGGGAAGAACTGATCAAAAAAGCTAAAGGGCTACTAGAACAAAATAAGCTGAGGAGATACCACG TTCGTGaggaatggaaaaagaagtaCTTTGAAACTAAGAAAGCTACAGTTTCACTGGAGGGTACTTTAAACAAACTGCGACAAGATTTAGAGCTTTATCACCAGAAATTACTCTTGCAGTTGGAAGCCAGAGATAGCCGAAAACGACCAAACATTATGACAAACTCCAAG AATTACACAATCATCCGGATTACTACTGTGCAGCATGAACTCGATCAACTGAGGAGGAAGCTGGATGATACAAAAATGAAACTTGTAATAGAAATTAAG ATGAGAAAGCAGGCAGCATCTGATTTACGAGCACTGAGAGCGGAACTGACACAGAAGAAGATTCATTCAGCTTTAATTCTTCAGTCCAGAAAATCAGGAATTTAA
- the GNG5 gene encoding guanine nucleotide-binding protein G(I)/G(S)/G(O) subunit gamma-5 codes for MSGSSNVAAMKKVVQQLRLEASVTRVKVSQAAADLKQFCLQNAQHDPLLTGVSSSTNPFRPQKVCSFL; via the exons ATGTCGGGCTCCTCCAACGTGGCGGCCATGAAGAAGGTGGTGCAGCAGCTGCGCCTGGAGGCCAGCGTGACTCGCGTGAAG GTTTCTCAGGCTGCAGCAGACTTGAAGCAGTTCTGCCTGCAGAACGCGCAACATGATCCCCTACTGACAGGAGTATCATCAAGTACAAATCCATTCAGACCCCAGAAAGTCTGTTCATTTTTGTAA
- the RPF1 gene encoding ribosome production factor 1: MAGGGSGPVGSAAEEGGPPAPERVLFPPTFSVSEIKNKQRRHFMFLRWKQQQRKEKLAAKKKRRKEREALGDRAPPKAIPKTIENQRVYDETTVDPNDEEVAFDEATDEFAPYFNRQTVPKILITTSDRPRGRTVRFCEQLSTVIPNSHVYYRRGLALKRIIPQCIARDFTDLIVINEDRKIPNGLVLSHLPDGPTAHFRMSSVRLRKEIKRKGKEPTEHVPEVILNNFTTRLGHSIGRMFASLFPHDPQFIGRQVATFHNQRDYIFFRFHRYIFKSEKKVGIQELGPRFTLKLRSLQKGTFDSKFGEYEWIHKRREMDTSRRKFHL; encoded by the exons atggcaggcggcggcagcggcccgGTGGGCTCTGCGGCGGAGGAGGGGGGGCCGCCGGCCCCGGAGCGGGTTCTCTTCCCGCCCACCTTCAGTGTGTCCGAGATCAAGAACAAGCAGCGGCGGCACTTTATGTTCCTTcgctggaagcagcagcagaggaag GAGAAACTGGCCGCCAAGAAGAAGCGGAGAAAGGAGCGAGAAGCCCTGGGAGACAGA GCACCTCCAAAAGCCATACCAAAGACTATTGAAAATCAGAGAGTGTATGATGAAACTACTGTAGATCCCAACGACGAAGAG GTTGCTTTTGATGAAGCAACTGATGAATTTGCACCATACTTCAACAGACAGACAGTTCCCAAGATTCTTATTACAACATCAGACAGACCTCGTGGG AGAACAGTAAGATTCTGTGAACAACTGTCTACTGTTATACCCAACTCGCATGTCTACTATCGAAGAGGGCTGGCTTTGAAAAGAATTATTCCACAGTGTATTGCAAGGGACTTCACGGATTTAATTGTTATTAATGAAGATCGCAAAATACCAA ATGGTCTTGTTTTAAGTCATCTGCCTGATGGTCCAACTGCTCATTTTAGAATGAGTAGCGTCCGTTTGCGCAAAGAAATAAAG cgAAAAGGGAAGGAGCCCACAGAACACGTACCTGAAGTAATTCTGAATAACTTTACAACACGACTTGGCCATTCTATTGGTCGCATGTTTGCTTCTCTCTTCCCACATGATCCTCAGTTCATTGGAAGACAAGTAGCTACCTTTCACAACCAGCGAGACTACATCTTTTTCAGATTCCACAG aTATATCTTCAAGAGTGAAAAGAAAGTGGGAATTCAAGAACTTGGGCCACGTTTCACATTAAAGCTGAGGTCTCTTCAGAAAGGAACCTTTGATTCCAAATTTGGAGAATATGAATGGATTCATAAG cGCCGAGAAATGGACACGAGTAGAAGAAAATTTCACTTATAA